The bacterium region CAAGTATTTTTTTAAAAATATTAAAAATATTCGTAGGCACACTTTTTAAACATATTTTAGTTGTATCCTCTTGATATATATAGAGTTAGGTCTATTTTTTAGGTGATTTTTAGGGGGAAGTTCCGATGTATCTCATCATATTGCCCATGGGATTCTTGAGGGAAGGCAGAAGCTGAGCGTTTATATTTGGTATATGTATAACCCTGCCTACGCTAATCCGGATGCCGGCACCTGGGATGCCTTACTCAGGGATACCCAAAAACTACCATTTATTGTAGCCATTGATGGGTTTATGAGTGAATCCTCCGACCTCGCTGATATTATCCTCCCTGATTCAAGCTATTTACAGCGACATGACCCGGAAAATATGCCCTCAGCCTTACTTCCCTGGGTTGGGGCAAGAATACCGGTAGTGGCAAACATCGGTGAACAGCGTGAGGTAAAGGATATCTTAAGAGACCTGGCAGGCCGAATTTCACCTGAGGTAGCTAAGTATTTTGAGAAAACACCGGAGGAGTATCTGGCTTACCAGATGGATACTGTGCCTGGACTAAAGGAAAAGGGTGGACTGAACTTTATCCGTCAGCATGGTGTTTATCCAGTCTATGGACCAAATGATAAGCCAGAGTTTGAAACATTTAAAAAGAGACTTAAACAGGCTTATGATGGAAGCTTTATCTGCCCGGATAATGATGCCCATAAACTTACCGAAGCCGAAGAATATCGCGGCATAGTGCTTAAGTGCCCGGATTGTAAGAAAATTCAAGGGGTTAAGATAGATGGCGTGGGTTATGCCGGGTTTAATACCCCTTCCCGAAAAATCCATGTCTATGTGGAGGAATGGGAGAAATACGGGTTTGAACCAATGCCGCATTACTGGCCTATCCCACAACACCAGAATATGAAGGATGATCAATTGATTATGACTACCTTTAAGGTCAATGTGCATGTCCAATCAAGGACATCAGCCTGTAAATGGTTATCCGAGATACACCACGCCAATCCTGCCTGGATTAATACCAAAACCGCATCAGCAAGGGGTATTAACGAAGGCGATTTGGTTAGGGTGACTTCAAAGATTGGTTATCTGGTGACCAAGGCACATTTGACTGAAGGGATTCACCCAAAGGTAGTGGCCATATCTACCTCAGCAGGACACTGGAGGTACGGGGCAGTATCTCAGGCAAAGAAGGACTTGACAAACCCCTATGGCAATCCTGACCCTGATGTTAATACCAATATGTGGTGGACAGATAATGGGGTTCACCCAAACCGGATTATCCCTATCTCTACAGACCCGATTGGTGGTGGTCAAGCCTGGTTCGATACAATAGTCACGGTAGAGAAGGCAAAACCAACGGATAAGTATCAAACCGTGGTCTTTGACTTAGAGGCAGGCAAGAAGGCGTATCAAGAGACATTACAGTATGCGACCAAGAAGCGGGGTGAGGGTGGAGGACATTAAAGACTTTATGGAGTGCGGTGGCTTGCCACCGCTTTCAGAGGCAACAAAGCGAAAGCAAGCTTTCGCACTCCAAAACAAAAAGGAGGAACGTAACCGTTCACCTCACCACGGAGACACAGAGACACTGAGAAAAATCTAAAATCATTCTCCGTGTCTCTGTGTCTCTGTGGTGAACAATTACGGAGGACAAAAACAATGAAACGAATTTTAACGCTATGTCTAACAGCAGGTATCTTGAGTTGCTCTCAATTGGTCTTTAGTGAGGAGAAGCCAAAGGTTGAGGTAAGCGGGTATTTTTGGTTGCAGTATCTAAATGACCTCTCTGATTCACCGGAGAAGGGAACAAAGAGCCAGAGCTCATTTGAACTTAATCGCATGCAGATTCATGTAAAGGGAGCCTTTACTGACAAGGTCAAGGCGAATATGGTCTTAGAGGCACAGACACCTGAATACCCGGGGGGGAGTCTCAAGAGCCCGTTTGTCAAAAACATTGTCTTAGAGATGGCTGATCTGCTTCCTTTGCCAGGGAATAAGATTATTATAGGTATACCAGGAACCCCCTGGATTGGACAGGAAGAGGGTATCTGGAAGCACCGCTTTATCTATCGCGTTCAGGCAGATGCTGATGCCGGGGTAAAATCAAACGATAGAGGGATAGGTATAGCCGGAAAGATTCCCAACTCCTACGGCGATTATGCAATTACCTATGGCAACGGTGAAGGTGGGACAGGCAACTTTGACGATAAGTATAAGGATGTCCAGGCACGCTTAACTGTCTCTCCCGTTCCCAGCATCCTTTCAGGTTTAAAGTTACACCTGTTTAAGCAGATTGGAAAACAAACCAGCAACGGCAAGAAGAACGACGTTTTGATTGGTGGGCTTAGTCTTGAGGATAAAGCTCATCATCTAATGGCCAGCTATCTAAGAAAAGAGGTAGAAACAACTTCCACGATTACCTCCCCTGGTTTAAGTATCCACGGCTCTTACAAGATTACGCCGGAGGCAGGCATCTTTACCCGTTTTGATAGCTGGGACCCAGATAAGGATAAGAGCGATGATGCCTATAAGCGGATAGTTCTTGGCGCAACCTATTCACCATTTAAGGATATCCGCTTTGCCGTAAGTTATATTGCCAAAAACCTGCAAAAGGAGACGGAGACGAAAAAGAACCAGAAATGGCTTAGCCTGCATGCTGAGGTGAAATATTAAGGCAGTAAAGCATCTCTTGGTGGCCTACTTAAATTGAGGAATATATCCAGGTTGGCCGCTAAAAGTTGCGGAGGGAAAGTATCAGGCTCGGACCCCAGCGATAGCGGCTGGCCTTACCGATCACGTCTGGCCTCTTTGGGGATGGCTCACTCTACCTGCCGTTCAACGTAAGTAGGCCACCAACTAATATTCTTCTGAATAATGGCCTCAGAGAAGAGATGAGCGCCTATGCCCGTCAATTGGCTCTGACCAGGTATTCCTGGGATGAGGATCACGGAGAGGACAGCGGAGGTTTATGGATGAGGCGGAATTTACTGTCAGAACTGCTCATGGTCTTGTGGCTAACCGGCTGTAATGACAGCGGTGATATTTCGGCTAAAGAAGTAAAGCTGCTTATGGAGAACGGCCGACTCAAGGAGGTTATCCTTTTGGATGTGCGAAGGCCGGAAGAGTATGCGGCCGGGCATATTTCGGGAAGTCTTTCTATGCCGCTTAATAGTCTGGAGGAAAGGATAGGCGAGTTAGACCAGGCCAGGCCGGTTATCGTCTACTGCCAGAGTGGTAAAAGTGGATGCAGCCGCAGTCAAAGGGCTTGCAGATTGCTCAAAGAACAGGGATTTAAGCGAGTTAAGGATATGGCCGGTGGAATAAATGAATGGCGCCGGATTGGCGGAAAAATAGAAGGCAGCGGCCAGGCAGAGGAGACGGGTCAAACAAAGATGCCTGTCTGGGAGTTAGGTCATGGGTGTGAGGATTGAAAAAAAGGAGGGCCTCGTCAAATGGAAGGTTTGATACCCCAGGAAAAGGATAGGGGGGATAAAGCAGAAGAGGCTGAAAGGATAAGTGCGGTTTATAAGCTCTTATCCAGGATATTTATCGGCGAGGTTGATGCCCCGTTTTTAAGGCAAGTACGGACAGAGGGCTTCTGTGAATCCCTGAAAAGCGCCGGGATAGATTTCGGGGATGAATTCCTGAGCCGGAATGAAGAGGAACTCCTGGAAGACCTGGCGGTAGAATACGCCCGGCTCTTTATTGTGCCGGGGATTAGCCTCCCCCCTTATGAGTCTGTCTATGCCGAAGGGATG contains the following coding sequences:
- a CDS encoding molybdopterin dinucleotide binding domain-containing protein — its product is MWYMYNPAYANPDAGTWDALLRDTQKLPFIVAIDGFMSESSDLADIILPDSSYLQRHDPENMPSALLPWVGARIPVVANIGEQREVKDILRDLAGRISPEVAKYFEKTPEEYLAYQMDTVPGLKEKGGLNFIRQHGVYPVYGPNDKPEFETFKKRLKQAYDGSFICPDNDAHKLTEAEEYRGIVLKCPDCKKIQGVKIDGVGYAGFNTPSRKIHVYVEEWEKYGFEPMPHYWPIPQHQNMKDDQLIMTTFKVNVHVQSRTSACKWLSEIHHANPAWINTKTASARGINEGDLVRVTSKIGYLVTKAHLTEGIHPKVVAISTSAGHWRYGAVSQAKKDLTNPYGNPDPDVNTNMWWTDNGVHPNRIIPISTDPIGGGQAWFDTIVTVEKAKPTDKYQTVVFDLEAGKKAYQETLQYATKKRGEGGGH
- a CDS encoding rhodanese-like domain-containing protein; translation: MRRNLLSELLMVLWLTGCNDSGDISAKEVKLLMENGRLKEVILLDVRRPEEYAAGHISGSLSMPLNSLEERIGELDQARPVIVYCQSGKSGCSRSQRACRLLKEQGFKRVKDMAGGINEWRRIGGKIEGSGQAEETGQTKMPVWELGHGCED